In Labeo rohita strain BAU-BD-2019 chromosome 8, IGBB_LRoh.1.0, whole genome shotgun sequence, the genomic window gccaactttaaaggtgacacGCTTATTTATTTCTAACTTTAACGTCACAAGAAGTGCATTCGGTGGAATTAATAATAACCTGCACAGGTGGCAGGAGGTTTTGAAGGTGGAGTAGCTAAAACACTGAAAGGAAAATGTCTACACAAACAAGTCCTACTGCTGCTTGCGTGACCACGCCTGCAAGGCTTGGCAGAGTAACTTAAATCCTTTTGCGTATAGTTTCTGCTTTAAACAACACGACAGATGGACTACAAAGAACAGGTAAgtgtacaaatatttacagaattaACTTGATGCGTGGAGACAgaagttaatatttcaaaaccTATAGCCTATAAACTAATACAGTCTCTATTATTTTGTTACGTCAAGCGGTTGGGTTTTTCATGTTCAGACGGCAAATTCAAACGACGTTCcattagaaatattttagaatttattagaATAGTATGTTACAACAGACTTATGCGATTAGCCAATTAGAATCAACTGAGAAtcattagaaaaaaagaaaaaaagcgcTTATAAATCGGTTATAACTAACGTCCTTAAAGAATGCAGCCGTCATGTGTTGTCAAACTTGTTCTAAAACCTGTAACAGTTGTAAGCGGGCGGAATCTTAACAGAGTAAAACTATCGTGCACAGGTCGAGCAGGTTGTATCCACCGCGCAGTTCGGAGATTTGATCGAGTTCTCGTACCCCATTGGCTACTCACATTGGGGCGTGTACGACGGAGATGGATACATCGTTCACTTTGCGGTTGCTGGTAAGCTTGAGAACATTTACTTCAGTACTAATACTAATTTTATAACGATGTAATCATGCTATAACACACTATAATATAGCCTACTATAAAAAGTGTATGATTACACTGTGACAACTTACCACTAATAGAGAAGCAAAATctaatctttgatgaatagaaagtttagaagaacagcatttacttgaaataaaaatcttttgtaacattataaatgtctttatcatcacttttgatcaatttacagcatccttgctaaataaacgtattaatttctataatttctttcccaaaaaattactgttttccaAGCTATTCAATGGtattgtgtataatgttacaaaagctttttatttttaaaggatcatgtgacacctaagactggagtaatgatgctgaaaatgtagatttgatcacaggaataaattacatttaaaaatatattcaaatagaaaacagttattttaaatagtacaaatatttcacaatattactgcttttgctgtattttggatcagataaatgcaggcttggtgagcagaagagaattctatctatctatctatctatctatctatctatctatatatgtatGTCTATGTCTCACAAACTCTCATACCAAAGTTGTTTTTTCCAGATGAGTCTCAGATGATGAGTTCATTTCGAAACTGCCTGCAGGCTATCTTTCCTGTTTGTGGTGATCTTTTGCTTGGAGAAACTAAAATacggcgtcagcttctgtctgAAGTTAATGTACCAAAAGGAGCTCGTGTTTCAGTGAGCAACAGCAAGCACGCTCTCGAGCCTTCACCTGTGGATGAAATTAGAAAACGACGAGATGCTTTACTGGACAAAGAGTTTACTTACAAACTCTTCACACACAATTGTGAGCACTTTGCCACATTTGTCCGCTCTGGGGTAGCTATGTGCAATCAGGTGAGTTCATGGATCAGATTgtttgaagggatagttcacccaaaaatgctctcattaattactcaccctcatgttgttacaaacccataagaccttcgttcatctttggaacacaaattaagatatttttgatgaaatttgagagctttcttACTCTCCATAGACAGAAGGGTCCttccacattcaaggcccagaaaggtaccaagaacgttaacacattaaaataatccatgtgacatcagtggttcaacagtaattttatgaagaatactttttgtgcacaaaacaaaacaaaacaaaaatattttatttaactatgtCTTCTTCCCCAAGTCACCCTCTGCCTTCATTATCAAGAGTACCACAACGTATGCGCATGTTCTCCTTTGCACATAAACATCAGCAGCACCACGTGCGTGGAAAGAGGAAAGCACATGCATGCTGGTAgatttctgggctttgaatgtgGAAAGGACCCTTgctatcttaatttgtgttttaaagatgaacgaaggtctttcaggtttggaatgacatgagggtgagtaattaatgacagaattttcatttttgggtgaactgtccctttaacaatATAGCATAAAGATTATTATCATAATGTGTTCTGTATATTTTATTCTGACATGATGTTGATTCCTTTGCTTTTACAGATTCCTGGGAAGCCCAAAAACAAGGAATGTGTGGATGCTACAACGTCATTTAGCTACCTTGTGCCATCAAGTTAACCTATTGAATACCAAGAACTACATATTATCATAAgaataatatattatgtttgAATAATGATATTTCTCACACACTCATTAAACCAGTTAAGATTATGTTTGATGTCTTGGATTAGGGTTCTTCATACTGATCTGTAATAGTATATAGATCTTCACTATCTTCTGTATCCATGCAGGTCTTGTTTTGGTCTTATAGCCTTGTCAAGCTGGTCTGTTGACtggttttaaaatggttttgtgtTCACGCCAGAGGCCAGCTTGGTTATGCAGGAAGACCATATTATACCAGCTAGGCATGGTTTATTTCAGCAAAAATGTAGTCAAAATGTACATAGAACGATATTAAAGGTGTTCACATGTTTCTGACTGTCTTTTTCACATTCTAACTAATATGGCACATACCATTACTAATGTTTACCACAGTTACAAAGACACCATGAAATTGCTTGACAAGTGCAGATTTCATTCCTGTGCTGATGCATCGTATATTACAACAGAAAATCTGGAAAATATCTAAGAGCTCATCCCTTTTTAAAATAAGCTACacccagcaaacacagaacaTTCCCCCAATGTTAGCATATGGTTCctgtatatgtatgttttgGGATCCAAATAACATTGTCACATGTAACCAAAAGTCAGCTGCATGTGACTATAAGTTTTAAGTACACTACcagacaaaagtttttgaacagtaagtctcttctgctcaccaagcctgcttttgtttgattcaaaatacagcaaaagcagtaatattgtgaaatatttgtactacttaaaataactgctttctatttgaatatattttaaaatttaatttatttctgtgatcaaagctacattttcagcatcattactcaagtcttcagtttcacacgatccttcagaaatcattctgatttgctgttcaagaaacattttttattgctactattattattatcaatatttaaagaggttgagtgcattttttcaggattcttcgatAAATAAGGtttggggaaagaaatgatagaaattaattttttatttagcaaggttgctttaaattgaccaaaagtaatgataaagatatttataatatcaaAGGCTGTTCTtccgaactttctattcatcaaagaaacctgaaaaattctgctcagctgttttcaacataataataataataaatgttttgagcagcaaatcagaatattagaatgattttcaatggatcatgtgactgaagtaatgaagcaaaaaattcagctttgaaatcacagaaataaatgaaattttaaaatatatctaatagaaaacagttattttaattcagttaatttGACAGTTTTTTGCTGTCCTTTGGATCAagaaaatgcaggcttggtgagcagaagagacttcttaaaaaaacaaaacaatgaaaacattttgattttatttgtaaagaaaGAAACTGAACAATTAGCAAGATTATAAAAGCTTTTCACAAGGTATAAGGTGAACCCGTTTTTATCAAGTTTTAACATGACTAAAAAGCGTCTAGTAAGCTAattgtattttggatgaaactgtggttaccatggtgatTTTTCATAGGATAAAAGGGAAATTAAGTGTTGTGTTtttcatcattaaaaataaataaatatttatattctgtACAAATACCTATTCTGATTGACTTTttccttttatatttattcGTAACCGCAAAAAGCCTATTTACACATCACAAGAgttattatttctaaaaaagaCGAAGCGTTTCCTACATTCCCCGGATGTTGCCCCACGCTTGCTCATGTCCCGGATGTACCTACATTTTAGTAGAGGAACAAAAAATGGGCTCATTACCAAGCTTCACCAAACCGTTTAAATTATCCCCACATACGATCGTTGTACATGTATGAGGACCAGACGGCAGTTTTGAGTACAGTCCACGTCTATAGTCTCCGTGTCTGTAAAGTGATTCATGAACTTGACGAGGTAAGACAGTTGTGTACATTCAGTGTTGCTACACGCTGTTGACGTTAGCAAGCCAACAGTCAGTTGCTAAGCGAAGTTTATATCTATAGCAAATAACGTTTAAGTGTCTTTAGGAATATAGAAACAGTAGAGGGGATCGCAATGAAATATTGACAGcaaaatatatgttttcttAAAAGATCACGGCGTTGTTCAGCCACTCCTTGTGTATGCTAAGCATCAGGCTAACACACAGCTGTCCTGATAGATTTCAGAAGATTGTTGATGTCTAACTGCTTATTCATTAGTCGTTTCACTGGAGTTTCTGGTATTTAAAGCATGAAAAGAGCATATGTTAGTGTTTATGAAACCATGATATGGAAGTCAGACGATTGATTCATTCtgctattttaatattcacTCTCTTAAACCTGTTAACTTAGATGTTAATTAGTAAGCTAACCAGGTCAGTAACTTCACTGTTGCTCTGCCTATATATTTTATCTAGAGTTATTTATTAGGTTTAGATTAGAGCAAACATGGTTAAATACAAGTTTTCTAAAGTATGTAGAACATGTTAGATTTGATATATAGATgtgaaatctaaatatataaagatgTGATATCAGAACATAAGcaaatgtctgtttttaataTGTAGATGTAATATCTAAGTATAAAGTCTATAAACTTTAAATGTGGTATTAGAATATGTATGATCTATGATTTTTCTATGTGGTTGTGATGCTAGAATTTATATGTTATATtgatattactatatatatatatatatatatatatatatataaaatatttgtttttatatattgatGGAAAATTagaatgcatatttttatatgtaaatgtgattttagaatatataattcatatggTTTTAAATGTAGATGTGATGTGAAAACATGATCTGCATGGTTGAGCAATGACATCTATGACATTAAGTCTAGAAAACAGTTGAGCAATAGATCTGTTTAAAAAGCAGTGTAAAATTAACCCAGGTTATGTGGTAATTTGTCCTATTTTGATTAT contains:
- the si:ch211-229n2.7 gene encoding phospholipase A and acyltransferase 2, which produces MDYKEQVEQVVSTAQFGDLIEFSYPIGYSHWGVYDGDGYIVHFAVADESQMMSSFRNCLQAIFPVCGDLLLGETKIRRQLLSEVNVPKGARVSVSNSKHALEPSPVDEIRKRRDALLDKEFTYKLFTHNCEHFATFVRSGVAMCNQIPGKPKNKECVDATTSFSYLVPSS